In Chryseobacterium gleum, a single genomic region encodes these proteins:
- a CDS encoding DUF2511 domain-containing protein: MKAIYSLLLLVLILSCSNPVQRNTIKFSKLEYGEKWPFSVDEVEVYCSGYKEIYCKASNGKTYALNGTAKGVSHNNAAISKVDEIWLDDPKWAGLKISYGDFITKGLELCENK; encoded by the coding sequence ATGAAAGCTATTTACAGTTTATTACTTTTAGTATTAATATTATCGTGTTCTAACCCAGTCCAGCGAAATACAATAAAATTTTCAAAGCTGGAGTATGGAGAAAAATGGCCATTTTCAGTTGATGAAGTTGAAGTTTATTGTTCTGGATATAAAGAAATTTACTGCAAGGCCAGCAATGGAAAGACATATGCTTTAAATGGAACTGCTAAAGGTGTTTCACATAATAATGCTGCTATCAGTAAAGTTGATGAAATATGGTTGGATGATCCCAAATGGGCTGGATTAAAAATTTCATACGGAGATTTTATCACTAAAGGTCTGGAACTTTGTGAAAATAAATAA
- a CDS encoding restriction endonuclease yields MDELNSLDWKIYESLTKYIYDTLKKEYHIPVEGYGQNCKIKGNSGVMHQIDVLTAEFDGCQTYKTAIECKYWKKKVTKDTVMKLLSIINDTDIQRGIIVSRNGFTRDAQMFAEHHNIKIVQLRESENNDNEQKEVEFGILDLFFKINVSRPEVTRIVVKTNDDNEIILPETQQYLVYIENKDGTKIRLYDSVMVFKKNLHTQKPFEMVLKSYDFTDHRLFFNGNYQKIKSITYTGLLTIINKDHQKTFSLVDKVWMIMNQIFEQKTFLITQLGIVVNKEDLS; encoded by the coding sequence ATGGATGAATTAAACAGTCTTGATTGGAAGATTTATGAATCTCTGACAAAATATATTTATGATACTTTAAAAAAAGAATATCATATTCCAGTGGAGGGTTATGGGCAGAATTGTAAAATAAAAGGTAATTCAGGGGTTATGCATCAAATTGATGTGCTGACCGCTGAGTTTGATGGTTGCCAAACTTACAAAACGGCTATCGAATGTAAATACTGGAAAAAAAAAGTAACTAAAGATACAGTTATGAAGCTTCTTTCTATCATCAATGATACCGATATACAAAGAGGAATTATTGTGTCAAGGAATGGATTTACTCGGGATGCACAAATGTTTGCAGAACATCATAATATAAAGATAGTGCAGCTGAGAGAATCTGAAAATAATGATAATGAACAGAAGGAAGTTGAATTTGGAATTTTAGATTTATTTTTCAAGATCAATGTGAGCAGACCAGAGGTCACAAGAATAGTTGTTAAAACAAATGACGATAATGAAATTATACTTCCTGAAACACAGCAATATTTGGTTTATATTGAAAATAAAGATGGCACAAAAATAAGATTGTATGATTCTGTAATGGTTTTTAAAAAAAATCTACACACTCAAAAACCTTTTGAAATGGTTTTGAAATCTTACGATTTTACAGATCATAGACTGTTTTTTAATGGAAATTATCAAAAGATAAAAAGCATTACCTACACAGGTTTACTAACTATTATTAATAAGGACCATCAAAAAACATTTTCTCTAGTGGATAAAGTATGGATGATTATGAACCAAATCTTTGAACAAAAGACATTTCTTATAACCCAGCTTGGTATTGTTGTGAATAAAGAAGATTTGTCATAA
- a CDS encoding DUF262 domain-containing protein, which yields MSFFPPLSIADAIDKIDYNQYLLPAIQRDFVWSSGKIEMLFDSLMQQYPIGSMLLWRVEGNNTQNQRFYGILKKYRERFLNRSEEVDTKKLPSFEVVLDGQQRLTALYLGLKGSYAYHEYNLAWKDNEHSIPTRYLYLNLKYKKDSSKDLNDSDDDRKYEFLFLKPSEAKNEDGNKWFKVGDILGIRGMAQLNSYCKKHEIEDQDAQEILSRLHDIVHLEKLIHYYLEKGSDFTRALDIFIRINSGGINLSYSDLVMSTTISGWMILDARKEINGLVDEIVKEYGFAVNKDLILRTYLILYNDDIKFRVTNFSIKNAKDFESKWENIRKAIKEVFQLIVDFGYAPKTLTSLNAVLPIIYYLYKTDKVKDFHKKVAYKDDRAIIKKWLHVVLLHQIFGGQAEGVLKAIRDTLKKEIAKSPAVFPAAAIAKRLSKTNKSINVDKEFVENLLYTQKENRYAFPILALLYPNLKYKDGDFNLDHCHPISNFNEKKLKLNNIQLTDSNREYFTDPEYFNSIINLQMLDGNENKSKGAKQLADWVSTNKINKKKYYFPNDLNFSSFDKFAKQRQVILTVKLMEELKF from the coding sequence ATGTCATTTTTTCCTCCGCTTTCAATTGCAGATGCAATCGATAAAATAGATTACAATCAATATTTACTTCCTGCAATTCAACGAGATTTTGTTTGGTCATCTGGAAAAATAGAGATGTTATTTGACTCACTTATGCAACAATATCCAATTGGTTCAATGTTGCTTTGGAGAGTTGAAGGTAATAACACACAAAACCAACGATTTTATGGGATCTTAAAAAAATATAGAGAAAGATTCCTCAATAGATCAGAAGAAGTTGATACAAAAAAACTTCCTAGCTTCGAAGTCGTTTTAGACGGGCAGCAGCGCCTTACTGCACTTTATCTGGGGTTGAAAGGTTCTTATGCTTATCACGAATATAATCTGGCTTGGAAAGATAATGAACACTCTATTCCTACAAGATATCTTTATTTAAATCTTAAATATAAAAAGGATTCTAGCAAGGACTTAAACGATAGTGACGATGATAGAAAATATGAATTCTTGTTTTTAAAACCTTCAGAAGCAAAAAATGAAGATGGAAATAAATGGTTCAAAGTCGGAGATATTTTGGGTATTCGCGGAATGGCACAGCTGAATTCTTATTGTAAGAAACACGAAATAGAAGATCAGGATGCTCAGGAGATATTGAGTCGGCTTCACGATATTGTTCATCTTGAGAAACTTATTCACTACTATCTTGAAAAAGGTTCTGATTTTACCAGAGCATTAGATATTTTTATACGAATAAATTCAGGCGGTATTAACTTAAGTTATTCGGATTTAGTAATGTCAACAACTATTTCAGGTTGGATGATTCTAGATGCCCGCAAAGAAATTAATGGATTAGTTGATGAAATTGTAAAGGAATACGGCTTTGCCGTAAACAAAGATTTGATTTTGCGTACCTATCTGATTTTGTACAACGATGATATTAAATTTAGAGTAACCAATTTCAGTATTAAGAATGCTAAAGATTTTGAAAGTAAATGGGAAAATATTAGGAAAGCAATTAAAGAAGTCTTTCAACTTATTGTAGACTTTGGATATGCTCCAAAAACACTGACATCATTAAATGCTGTTCTTCCGATTATATATTATTTATACAAAACTGATAAAGTAAAAGATTTTCATAAGAAAGTTGCATATAAAGATGATAGAGCAATTATTAAAAAATGGCTTCATGTTGTTTTGCTACATCAAATATTTGGCGGGCAAGCTGAAGGTGTATTAAAAGCTATCAGAGATACTTTGAAAAAAGAAATTGCTAAGTCTCCGGCAGTTTTCCCTGCTGCCGCTATTGCAAAGAGGCTTTCTAAAACCAATAAAAGTATAAACGTCGATAAAGAGTTTGTAGAAAATCTTTTATATACTCAGAAAGAAAATAGATACGCTTTTCCCATACTCGCATTACTTTATCCTAACTTAAAATATAAGGATGGAGATTTTAATCTTGATCATTGTCATCCGATATCAAATTTCAATGAAAAAAAGCTAAAATTAAATAATATCCAATTGACTGATTCTAATAGAGAATACTTTACAGATCCGGAGTATTTTAATTCCATTATTAATCTCCAAATGTTAGATGGTAATGAAAACAAGTCAAAAGGTGCAAAGCAACTTGCAGATTGGGTTTCTACAAATAAAATTAATAAGAAAAAGTACTATTTTCCCAATGATTTAAATTTTTCATCATTTGATAAATTTGCAAAACAGCGTCAAGTTATTTTGACAGTAAAACTAATGGAGGAACTTAAATTCTAA
- a CDS encoding DNA polymerase III subunit alpha — MFLNCHTYHSLRYGTISVEELVDLAMDYKLKVLALTDINTVTGIYQFYKLCEDKGIKPIVGVDVRVENEQYYICLAKNPKGIAEVNRLLTDYNCENIEIPKSNPQLENCFVIYTLQNKPDILLEHEFIGIRQDELNLLINSEFKSLTHKMVILHPVTFKTDDEYELHKILRAIDGNILFTKLAEKDYCRKDELFMSKKTLLDQFKHYPEIVENTKFIVSQCSFDFEFKTPKNKKYYTDSKENDFKLLSQLAYEGLSHRYPDNNRQAIERAEKELTVIHQLNFCGYFLITWDIIQYSKRMGFMHVGRGSGANSIIAYCLGISDICPLELDLYFERFLNLNRKSPPDFDIDWSWKNRDTILEYIFDKYGKNHVAFCGTNVEFKRKSRFRELGKVFGLPKDELDQLSKKPRELHDQNSIVQEIYKYEQLLVGFPNQRSMHSCGILISEEPITNYSVLEFPPKEFPIVQFDMHTAEDIGLEKFDILSQRGLGTIKDTVNLIKEKKGINVDIEDTRISKDEVKCNEFLSIGKTIGCFYIESPAMRGLLRRLKCDNYKVLVAASSIIRPGVAQSGMMREYIFRHNHPGQFEYFHDVFEKELGETYGIMVYQEDVIKIAMHFGGVSAANGDVLRRAMSGKGRSLSALQKLKDDFFESCKRKGHPEQLSQEVYRQIESFAGYSFCKAHSASYAVESYQSLFLKAYYPIEFMVSAINNGGGFYRTEVYVHEAKMSGAKIHNPCINLSEFHTTLYGTDVYLGLMHIEKLEASIKVNIPEERKENGDYGSLEDFIKRVNIGIETLQILIFVGAFRFTGKQKHELLIEARFLLSKNQYKSKIISLFEEPQKDYKLPTIDRNPFEDAFDEIEILGFPVSYSIFDLLKTKYRGHVLVKDLLKYHKKQVKMLAYLISRKHVPIKMRNHPGKKDDMYFGTWIDAEGEYFDTAHFPDSLKQFPFKEGGVYLLLGTVEVDYHFPTITITKMAKMPLIADPRYSMDDEKSKEMERSLREDVSMTHRNPYPQEHEIGLPRKKIN; from the coding sequence ATGTTCCTCAATTGTCATACCTATCATAGCCTTCGTTATGGGACTATTTCTGTTGAAGAATTAGTTGATCTGGCTATGGATTATAAGCTGAAAGTTCTTGCGCTAACTGATATCAATACCGTAACGGGAATCTATCAGTTTTATAAACTGTGTGAAGATAAAGGCATTAAACCTATTGTAGGCGTTGATGTCAGAGTTGAAAATGAGCAGTATTATATATGCTTAGCGAAGAACCCGAAAGGAATAGCTGAAGTCAACAGGCTTTTGACCGATTATAATTGTGAAAATATTGAAATTCCAAAATCTAATCCTCAATTAGAAAACTGCTTTGTGATTTATACTTTACAAAATAAACCTGATATATTATTGGAACACGAGTTTATCGGAATCAGACAAGATGAGTTAAACCTTTTAATCAATTCTGAATTCAAATCCCTCACTCATAAAATGGTTATCCTTCATCCGGTAACGTTTAAGACTGATGACGAATACGAACTTCATAAAATATTACGAGCCATAGATGGTAATATTCTTTTTACAAAACTGGCTGAAAAAGATTATTGTAGAAAAGATGAGTTGTTTATGAGTAAGAAAACTCTTCTCGATCAGTTTAAGCATTACCCAGAAATCGTTGAAAACACGAAATTTATCGTCAGTCAATGCAGTTTTGATTTTGAATTTAAAACCCCGAAGAATAAAAAATATTATACTGACAGCAAGGAAAATGACTTTAAATTGTTATCCCAGCTTGCTTATGAAGGTTTATCTCATAGATATCCTGATAATAACAGACAGGCTATTGAGAGAGCTGAAAAAGAATTAACAGTTATTCATCAACTTAATTTTTGCGGCTACTTCTTGATTACTTGGGATATTATTCAATACAGTAAGCGTATGGGTTTTATGCACGTCGGAAGAGGAAGTGGCGCTAACAGTATTATAGCTTATTGTTTAGGCATTTCCGACATATGTCCTCTAGAGCTAGATTTGTACTTTGAGCGTTTTCTAAACTTAAACCGTAAAAGTCCTCCCGACTTCGACATCGATTGGAGTTGGAAGAATCGTGACACTATTTTGGAATACATTTTTGATAAATATGGAAAAAATCACGTTGCTTTTTGTGGAACTAATGTGGAGTTCAAGAGAAAATCGAGATTCAGAGAACTGGGAAAAGTCTTTGGACTGCCGAAAGATGAACTAGATCAGCTTTCAAAAAAACCGAGAGAACTACACGATCAAAATTCAATTGTTCAAGAGATTTATAAGTATGAACAGTTGTTAGTTGGATTTCCCAATCAAAGAAGTATGCATTCTTGTGGGATTCTTATTTCCGAAGAACCTATTACAAATTATTCAGTTTTAGAATTTCCTCCAAAAGAATTTCCAATTGTTCAGTTTGATATGCATACAGCTGAGGATATTGGTCTGGAAAAGTTTGACATTCTTTCACAAAGAGGATTGGGAACGATTAAAGATACCGTTAATCTAATTAAAGAAAAAAAGGGAATCAATGTAGATATTGAAGATACCAGAATCTCTAAGGATGAAGTCAAGTGCAATGAATTTTTGAGCATTGGAAAGACCATTGGTTGTTTCTACATTGAATCTCCAGCTATGCGTGGACTTTTGAGAAGATTAAAATGTGATAATTACAAAGTATTGGTTGCTGCATCATCAATTATTCGTCCAGGAGTTGCACAGAGTGGAATGATGCGGGAGTACATTTTCCGACACAATCATCCCGGTCAATTTGAATACTTCCACGATGTATTTGAAAAAGAATTAGGCGAAACCTATGGCATTATGGTTTATCAAGAAGATGTCATTAAAATTGCGATGCACTTTGGTGGAGTTTCTGCAGCTAATGGAGATGTTCTTCGAAGAGCTATGAGTGGTAAAGGACGATCACTTTCAGCTTTACAAAAATTAAAAGATGATTTCTTTGAATCCTGCAAAAGGAAAGGACATCCTGAGCAGCTTTCTCAGGAAGTATATCGACAGATTGAATCTTTTGCCGGCTACTCCTTTTGTAAAGCACACTCTGCTTCTTATGCCGTGGAGAGCTATCAGAGTCTGTTTCTGAAAGCCTATTACCCTATCGAATTTATGGTATCTGCTATTAATAATGGCGGTGGTTTTTACCGAACAGAAGTTTATGTACACGAGGCGAAGATGTCAGGTGCTAAAATTCATAACCCCTGCATTAACCTAAGCGAATTTCATACAACATTATATGGAACAGATGTGTACTTAGGTCTAATGCATATTGAAAAACTTGAAGCTTCTATCAAAGTAAATATCCCGGAAGAAAGGAAAGAAAACGGCGATTACGGATCATTAGAAGATTTTATAAAAAGAGTCAACATTGGTATTGAAACTTTACAGATATTAATTTTTGTCGGGGCTTTCAGATTTACCGGAAAGCAGAAACACGAACTTTTAATTGAAGCAAGATTCCTACTTTCAAAGAATCAATATAAAAGCAAGATCATATCATTATTTGAGGAACCTCAAAAAGATTATAAGCTACCGACAATAGATAGAAACCCTTTTGAAGACGCTTTTGATGAAATTGAAATTTTAGGATTTCCAGTTTCCTATTCGATCTTTGATTTACTCAAGACTAAATACAGAGGTCACGTTTTGGTTAAAGATCTCTTGAAGTATCATAAAAAACAGGTTAAAATGCTGGCATATTTAATTTCCAGGAAACACGTTCCTATCAAGATGAGAAATCATCCTGGAAAGAAAGACGATATGTATTTCGGAACATGGATCGATGCTGAAGGTGAGTATTTTGACACGGCACATTTTCCCGACAGTTTAAAACAATTTCCCTTTAAGGAAGGAGGAGTCTACCTTTTATTAGGAACTGTTGAAGTAGATTATCATTTTCCTACTATTACCATTACTAAAATGGCAAAAATGCCTTTGATTGCCGATCCGCGATATTCGATGGATGATGAAAAATCTAAAGAAATGGAAAGAAGTCTACGGGAAGACGTTAGTATGACTCACCGAAATCCCTATCCACAGGAACATGAAATTGGATTACCAAGAAAAAAGATAAACTGA